A genome region from Naumovozyma castellii chromosome 5, complete genome includes the following:
- the FHN1 gene encoding Fhn1p (ancestral locus Anc_3.493): MLGVADNLLRILNAVFLVICIGLNSALLNTKTHNNSRINYCMFTCAYCLTTDSIYGIFANFFDILALPALCFCLDFLNFAFTFVAGTVLATGIRAHSCKSEHYVNSNKITQGFKNRCRESQALVAFFYFSMAIFLAKLIMSTINMIQNGAFTQHIGRRRRRNAAEIGVPSISQV, encoded by the coding sequence ATGCTGGGCGTAGCTGATAACCTATTACGTATACTAAACGCAGTCTTCCTAGTCATTTGCATCGGTCTTAATAGTGCCCTATTGAACACAAAGACTCACAACAACTCAAGAATAAACTACTGTATGTTCACATGCGCATACTGTCTAACCACAGATTCCATATACGGGATCTTCGCCAATTTCTTCGACATCCTCGCATTGCCCGCATTATGTTTCTGCCTggatttcttaaatttcGCATTCACTTTCGTCGCCGGTACTGTCTTGGCTACTGGTATAAGAGCTCATTCGTGTAAGAGTGAACACTATGTCAACAGCAACAAGATCACTCAGGGGTTCAAGAACAGATGTCGTGAATCCCAAGCTTTAGTAGCCTTCTTCTACTTCTCAATGGCTATCTTCTTAGCTAAATTGATCATGTCCACCATTAACATGATCCAAAACGGGGCCTTTACTCAACATATCggcagaagaagaagaagaaacgCCGCTGAAATCGGTGTCCCTTCCATCTCTCAAGTATAG
- the PHB1 gene encoding prohibitin subunit PHB1 (ancestral locus Anc_3.494): protein MCMYVYIGLSFSEIRLKIQRRTGERDNKSTTTEPSKHKMAFNPQQGTKLLNVITRVALPLGILATGLEYSMYDVKGGSRGVIFDRLSGVQKRVIGEGTHFLVPWLQKAVIYDVRTKPKSIATNTGTKDLQMVSLTLRVLHRPNIRELPKIYQNLGLDYDEKVLPSIGNEVLKSIVAQFDAAELITQREIVSQRIKSELSTRADEFGIRLEDVSITHMTFGPEFTKAVEQKQIAQQDAERAKFLVEKAEQERQASVIRAEGEAESAEYISKALAKVGDGLLLIRRLEASKDIAQTLANSPNITYLPGQQGGRGNDSGSPNSLLLNIGR, encoded by the coding sequence ATGTGTATGTATGTGTATATCGGGTTGAGTTTTTCTGAAATTAGATTAAAAATTCAGAGAAGAACAGGGGAAAGAGACAATAAAAGCACTACAACAGAGCCAAGCAAACACAAGATGGCCTTCAATCCGCAACAGGGTACGAAACTTTTGAACGTGATCACGAGAGTGGCATTACCATTGGGTATTCTTGCCACCGGGTTAGAATACTCTATGTATGATGTTAAAGGTGGATCGCGTGGTGTTATATTTGATAGGTTGAGTGGTGTTCAGAAACGAGTCATTGGAGAAGGTACGCATTTCCTTGTTCCGTGGTTACAAAAGGCAGTGATTTATGATGTGAGGACCAAACCCAAGAGTATTGCTACTAATACTGGTACTAAGGATTTACAGATGGTTTCATTGACGTTGAGGGTGTTGCATCGTCCTAATATTAGGGAATTACCCAAGATTTATCAGAATTTAGGGTTGGATTATGATGAGAAGGTGTTGCCATCGATTGGTAATGAAGTTTTAAAATCTATTGTTGCTCAGTTTGATGCAGCAGAGTTGATTACTCAAAGAGAGATTGTTTCTCAAAGGATTAAGAGTGAATTATCGACTAGAGCGGATGAATTTGGTATTAGATTGGAGGATGTTTCCATTACACACATGACGTTTGGTCCTGAGTTTACCAAGGCTGTGGAGCAGAAACAAATTGCACAACAGGATGCAGAAAGGGCCAAATTTCTGGTGGAGAAGGCTGAACAAGAGAGACAAGCTTCAGTGATTAGAGCAGAAGGTGAAGCTGAGTCAGCGGAATATATTTCTAAGGCATTAGCTAAAGTGGGTGATGGGTTGTTGTTAATCAGAAGATTGGAAGCATCAAAGGATATTGCTCAGACTTTAGCCAATTCTCCTAATATTACATATTTGCCCGGTCAGCAAGGTGGTCGTGGGAACGATAGTGGGTCGCCCAATTCGTTGTTGTTAAACATTGGTCGTTAA
- the NCAS0E00810 gene encoding uncharacterized protein (ancestral locus Anc_3.492), whose amino-acid sequence MPSSILSFKRRDDPFDHLFEEAEAAEAAKHNTSMAPRTTSSFLQRVVSTTSSTTQKQPKKKIAASEAKAMSDYASPFRAEYSNVNVQNEKTRRFPTVSATSNYTLKNPKQKGFTTIKKGQNFAKDIYFPNYLTENEQRQQAELLILEKKEKDLKYLQDSQNIIDLTKKQEPKKAPTPVASTTEEIDEATFPHSNISEEINPDYEDEEQSSAQNNEQLVLVQSEEEIHTPNVVEPPIDPALAPMVPFSLATPNQKSKKETEAPEKPSNPVASPTNQEEIVKTAQFGYLSKAVYDKIQYDEQQHKKWLADYETKQNEKYEAKMQEYKKSLQDMDNQMSELNDLIEKCELDTKEKIDVMHGQLVKKVFDKKGVQINDKMKIFNETKQIKLEKLSEKENVLNDNTEVKQTIDELTNEKNKVRSEYDNWTTNMTNIGSELDAKLFKISQINVTQMNLQNKIDALTSQKNNLQDEIAKNKNIHDSNVKLVESVDNKEYLPKLNDIDNEINGLLNQMTIVKQENANEKVQLAEITKKLEDERRAHEEQLQLEAEERKRQEENLLGKQRDELEAKANTMQVNHQQEIDALKNDYETKLEEFKNQLKQEQDQLDQVKRQKTRLEGEKALDEQKRQKDADDVLKNEIFEKQHKQAEAFSAAQLKGRKHPLAALAREITGEAKPSSKDNSLYDYETEEDVMYV is encoded by the coding sequence ATGCCAAGCTCAATTCTAAGTTTTAAGAGAAGAGACGATCCGTTCGACCATCTCTTCGAGGAAGCTGAAGCGGCAGAAGCCGCCAAACACAACACCTCAATGGCACCAAGAACAACAAGTTCCTTCTTACAGAGAGTCGTCTCCACCACTTCCAGCACCACTCAAAAAcaaccaaagaaaaaaatcGCTGCGTCAGAGGCTAAAGCCATGTCAGATTACGCATCGCCCTTTAGAGCTGAGTATAGTAACGTTAACGTACAGAATGAAAAGACAAGAAGATTCCCCACCGTCTCTGCTACCTCAAATTatactttgaaaaatccaaaGCAGAAGGGGTTCACAACTATAAAGAAGGGACAAAATTTCGCTAAGGATATTTATTTCCCTAATTATTTGACGGAAAATGAACAGAGACAACAGGCTGAATTGTtgattttggaaaagaaggaaaaggatttgaaatatttacaggattctcaaaatattatagatCTGACCAAGAAGCAAGAGCCAAAGAAGGCTCCGACACCCGTCGCGTCAACAACAGAAGAGATTGATGAAGCTACATTCCCTCATTCAAACATCTCAGAGGAAATTAACCCTGATTATGAAGACGAGGAACAATCATCCGCACAAAACAATGAACAATTGGTACTAGTGCAAtcagaagaggaaataCACACCCCCAATGTCGTTGAACCCCCAATTGACCCTGCTTTGGCCCCAATGGTCCCATTCTCCCTCGCTACTCCTAACCAGAAATCCAAAAAGGAAACAGAGGCACCCGAAAAACCATCTAATCCAGTCGCATCCCCCACAaaccaagaagaaatagtgAAAACTGCACAGTTCGGATATCTTTCCAAAGCTGTCTACGATAAGATTCAATACGACGAACAACAACATAAGAAATGGTTAGCCGACTATGAAACCAAGCAAAACGAAAAATATGAAGCCAAGATGcaagaatataaaaaatCATTGCAAGATATGGATAATCAAATGTCcgaattgaatgatttgattgaaaaatgtgAATTGGATACAAAGGAGAAAATTGATGTCATGCATGGTCAATTAGTGAAGAAAGTTTTCGATAAGAAAGGTGTACAAATTAATGATAAGATGaaaatctttaatgaaacaaaacaaattaaattggagaaattatcagaaaaggaaaatgtCCTGAATGATAATACTGAAGTGAAACAaaccattgatgaattaacGAATGAGAAGAATAAAGTAAGATCAGAATATGATAATTGGACTACAAACATGACAAATATTGGTTCTGAATTGGATGCAAAATTGTTTAAGATTAGTCAAATTAATGTCACTCAAAtgaatttacaaaataagATCGATGCCCTAACATCACAAAAGAATAATCTACAAGATGAAATTGCcaagaataaaaatattcatgATTCAAATGTTAAACTGGTTGAATCTGttgataataaagaatatttacccaaattgaatgatattgACAATGAAATCAATGGgttattaaatcaaatgaCAATAGTTAAACAAGAAAACGCAAATGAAAAAGTTCAATTGGCGGAAATTACtaagaaattggaagatgaaCGTCGTGCTCATGAAGAACAATTGCAATTAGAAGCTGAAGAAAGGAAACGTCAAGAGGAGAATTTATTGGGTAAACAACGTGATGAATTAGAAGCAAAGGCAAACACAATGCAAGTGAATCATCAACAAGAAATAGATGCCCTAAAGAATGACTATGAAactaaattggaagaatttaagaaccaattgaaacaagaacaagatcAACTCGACCAAGTGAAAAGACAAAAGACTAGATTAGAAGGAGAAAAGGCACTAGATGAACAAAAACGTCAAAAAGATGCTGATGATGtcttgaaaaatgaaattttcgAAAAACAACATAAACAAGCAGAAGCATTCAGTGCAGCTCAATTAAAAGGCAGAAAACATCCGTTAGCAGCCCTTGCAAGAGAAATAACAGGTGAGGCAAAACCATCATCAAAGGATAATTCTTTGTACGATTATGAAACTGAGGAAGATGTAATGTatgtttga
- the PEX4 gene encoding E2 ubiquitin-protein ligase peroxin 4 (ancestral locus Anc_3.495): MSRLLKEYKKIQTTLSPNSTHHNNNDDDEFNQIITYLHPISTSDLTHWQAQIKGPQGTPYANHEFQLQIECPPTYPIEPPIIHFQPLSMPHCNVNFQTGAICLDILEKQHWTPAWNLMTTMKAIWILLKDPVPDSPLNVDIANILRVNDQSAYNGLLNYYLSASPSPSTTK, translated from the coding sequence ATGTCAAGACTACTCAAAGAATACAAGAAAATACAAACCACACTAAGCCCCAACAGCACACAtcacaacaacaacgaTGACGACGAATTCaaccaaataataacataCTTGCATCCAATATCCACCTCAGACCTCACTCATTGGCAGGCACAGATCAAGGGCCCTCAGGGAACACCTTACGCCAATCACGAATTCCAATTACAAATAGAATGTCCCCCCACATACCCAATCGAGCCACCCATCATCCACTTCCAACCGCTCTCAATGCCCCATTGTAATGTCAACTTCCAAACGGGAGCCATATGTCTAGATATACTAGAGAAGCAACATTGGACACCAGCTTGGAATCTCATGACTACAATGAAAGCCATTTGGATCCTGTTGAAGGACCCGGTACCGGATTCTCCTTTGAATGTCGATATCGCTAATATCTTGAGGGTTAACGATCAAAGCGCATACAACGGACTGCTTAATTACTATTTGAGTGCTTCTCCTTCACCCTCCACAACTAAATAA